CGCTTTGGTGCCCGCAAAGTCTTCACCCTGGCGCTGGCGATCTTTACCCTTGCCTCGGTGCTGTGCGGCCTCGCCACCAGCGTCGATCAGTTTGTCGCCATGCGCGTCCTGCAGGGGATGGGCGGCGCGCTGATGGTGCCGGTTGGGCGGCTGGCGGTGCTGCGCACCACCCCGAAACATCTGCTGATCACCGCCATCGCCACCCTCACCTGGCCCGCGCTGGTGGCACCGATCATCGGCCCGCCGCTGGGGGGGCTTTATTACCAGCTATGCCAACTGGCGCTGGATCTTCTTTATTAACGTGCCGCTGGGGCTGATTGCCATCGTGCTGGCGCTGCGCATTATCCCGGACATCTATGAAGAGACCCGCCGCCCGTTCGACACCCCGGGCTTTATCGCCACCTCGGTAGCGATGGTGAGCCTGGTTTGTGCCATGGAGATGATGGGGGCGCAGGAGGTGAATACGGTAATCACCTTCGCGTTGCTGGCTATCGGCGTGGTCACCTTGATCTATGCCCTGCGGCATTTCAGGCGCACCGAATGGCCGATGATCCGCCTTGACGCCCTGCAGGTGCCCACCTTTCGCGTGACGATGTACGGTGGGTCACTGTTTCGCGCCTCCATCAGCGCCGTGCCCTTTTTGCTGCCGCTGCTGTTCCAGGTGGGATTCGGCATGGATGCATTCCACTCCGGTTTGCTGGTGCTGGCGGTATTTGTCGGCAACCTGACCATCAAACCGGCAACCACGCCGCTGATACGCGGGCTGGGGTTTAAAAAGCTGCTGCTGATCAACGGGGCGCTGAACGTGCTGGCCCTGCTGGCCTGTGCCTTCCTGACCCCGCAAACGCCGGTGTGGGTGATCATGCTGGTGCTCTATCTGGGTGGGGTATTCCGTTCCATTCAGTTTACCGCCATCAGCACCCTCGCCTTTGCCGACGTCCCTTCCCCGCAGATGAGCTATGCCAACACCCTGTTCTCAACTGCCACCCAGCTGGCGGTGGGGCTGGGGATCACCCTTGGGGCTATCGGGATCCGCATCGGAGAGCTGTGCAGCGAGATGCTGGGGATAGAGGCGCTACCGGGGATCGGCTTCCGGCTGGCGTTTGTGGCGATTGCGTTGGTTTGTCTGCTGGGGATGGTCGATACCCTGCGGCTGGTGAAAGATGCCGGCAGCGCGGTATCCAGAAAGCGGGCATAAAAAAAAGCCAGCATAAGCTGGCTTTTTTTACTGGTGCTGGCAACTTAGCCGATAATACCGCGGACGAAGGCTTCGATCTCTTTATCCTGGCAGTTCTCGAAGAAGCACTGCTGGAAACGCTGGCCGGTCACTGCCGTTTTGACCAGCTCTGGATCGATAGCGCGCAGGGTGTCGAGATAGTTCTCTTTAACCACCGCGGCTTTCACCTGGTTCAGGATGCCGGCGTTACGAACCTGCGGCTCTTTACGCTCTGGCGGATAACCTTCGCCGTTACGACCGGTGAAAGCTTTTTCGAAGATGAAGCGAACGTTCAGCTCTGCGCCCCAGCCAAAGCCTTTGGCGAACGGCAGGGAGAGCGCGTTGCCGTTGTTGATCTGGGCGAACAGGAAGGCGTCCGCCGGATCGATGCAGTAGCCGCACACTACGCCCGGGTGGATGTTCAGGGACATCAGCGCGCCCTGGCCGGTACCGCAGCCGGTCACGACGAAATCAACCGCTTTCGAGTTCAGCAGAATGCTCGCCATGATCCCCAGATGAATATAGGTCAGGTGATGATCGTTTTCGTCGCTCATCCCAACGTTGTAGACCGGGAAACCTTTCTCTTCAGCAACGGCGTTCAATTCCTTGAGGATGATGGCGTTTTTTGGCGCCTGGCTGTTTTCCATCATCAGTGCAATTTTCATTCTTCGTCTCCTGAATGCGATGCGGGGCACCCCGCTGTGAATAGCTTACCTGTTCAACCTTACTACTAAGCAAACACACTTTCAAATTAAGTGAAAAATAGTTTCAAAAAACAAAGATGCGCTCACAATTTTGTACTCAGGCGCGTTTTTGCCACCGGGAGATAAAGGGATGGCATATGATTGAAGGAGCCGGGGGCTCGTGGCAAAGAGAAGGGGCAGAACAGGTGCTTAATCCTGGCATTGCGGCGCACATCAGCCGCTAGTATAGATTATTTAACGCATACAGAGTGTTCTATGAAGAGATTATGCACTGGCGGCCTGCTCCTGTTACTGGCGGGCTGTGGCGTTACCCGGCAAGCAGAAGTCAGCAGCGTCGACGTGACGTCAGGTGTCGTCATGCTCAATTACGATCAGGCCATGTTGCAGAACGCCCGCTATGACGACTACGTCACCAGCGGCACCGCGACCCGTGAATGCCAGGCGATGGGCTACAGCACGGCCATGGCCTACGGTCAGCCGGTTAAAACCTGTAGCCTGATCAGCGGCTCGCTATGCCTCAATGAAACCATGACCATCCAGTATAAGTGTTATGGCTATGCTCCGCCGCTCGTCGTTACGACCTCCGCATATTAATGATTCCATTGCCAGCGATCCCGCTGGCAATAATATTTTAAACACGAAACAGAATAATTCTCATTAATATATTTATATTACCCGCAATGCGTTTTATTCCCATTCGTATTATGATTGTTTAAATATTTATTTTACTTTTTGCAAATAAATAAATAACAAATTATAGTGACGCTCACGTTGACCAGTGAATAATAATACGGAGCTACACCATGCTTAAAACTGAAATGATCGACAAGCTTAATGAGCAAATGAATCTGGAGCTTTACTCCTCCCTGCTCTATCAGCAGATGAGCGCCTGGTGTAGCTATCACAGTTTTGAAGGCGCAGCGGCATTTATGCGCCGTCACGCGCAGGAAGAGATGACCCACATGCAGCGTCTCTTTGATTATCTTACCGATACCGGCAGCCTGCCACGCATCACACCGGTGGCCTCGCCGTTTGCAGAATACGCCTCGCTGGACGAACTGTTCCGCGCCACTTACGAGCACGAGCAGCTGATCACCCAGAAAATTAACGAACTGGTTCATGCCGCGATGACCAGCCAGGATTATGGCACCTTTAATTTCCTGCAGTGGTATGTGGCAGAACAACACGAAGAAGAGAAGCTGTTTAAATCCGTTCTCGATAAACTTTCCCTGGCCGGGAAATCGGGTGAAGGTCTGTACTTTATTGATAAAGAGCTGTCGACGCTCGATGCACAAAATTAATATTACTGCGGCGCCTTCTGGCGCCGCGTTATTTTTAATGACGACAAATTTTACTTTCGTGAGTTGAAAAACCGCTATCCAGCGGAATAAATTTTCCCCGTGCCGCCAGAAAAGCAACCAGCTCCGCCGCGGTCATTTCCGCTGCCGAACAGGTGTGAAAACGCGCTTCCTCACCAAACCGCGCGATAATTGCCGCCACCAGACTCTCTTCGGTGTACTGCGCACCGGAATCAATCATCATCGTCAGCACATCGTGCCCGTGAATGGATGCCATAAACCCTCCTGAGTGAAAGGCACAGCCTGACACATCCCTTCCCTGCACGCCTTGCGCTGGCGCAGGAATCCCTTTCGATTTCCTTGCCCGCGGCGTCTGATTAATTGCGTAAAGTTTAAATTACAGGCGTTGTAACGCCGGTTTGACGAACCTGCATTTTTCCCTTACGCTGCGCCGCAGATTTTGTCGCGATAGTGCAAGGCCGTAGAGGAAAACGTGAAGAACAGAACGCTGGGAAGTATTTTCATCGTCGCCGGAACGACGATTGGGGCTGGAATGCTGGCGATGCCGCTGGCGGCAGCGGGCGTCGGGTTTGGCGTCACGCTGGTGTTACTGGGCGTGCTCTGGGCGCTGATGTGTTACACCGCCCTGCTGCTGCTCGAAGTGTATCAGCACGTTCCCGCCGATACCGGACTGGGGTCCCTGGCC
This Leclercia sp. S52 DNA region includes the following protein-coding sequences:
- the ftnA gene encoding non-heme ferritin; translated protein: MLKTEMIDKLNEQMNLELYSSLLYQQMSAWCSYHSFEGAAAFMRRHAQEEMTHMQRLFDYLTDTGSLPRITPVASPFAEYASLDELFRATYEHEQLITQKINELVHAAMTSQDYGTFNFLQWYVAEQHEEEKLFKSVLDKLSLAGKSGEGLYFIDKELSTLDAQN
- a CDS encoding YecH family metal-binding protein, whose translation is MASIHGHDVLTMMIDSGAQYTEESLVAAIIARFGEEARFHTCSAAEMTAAELVAFLAARGKFIPLDSGFSTHESKICRH
- the yecR gene encoding YecR family lipoprotein, giving the protein MKRLCTGGLLLLLAGCGVTRQAEVSSVDVTSGVVMLNYDQAMLQNARYDDYVTSGTATRECQAMGYSTAMAYGQPVKTCSLISGSLCLNETMTIQYKCYGYAPPLVVTTSAY
- a CDS encoding RpiB/LacA/LacB family sugar-phosphate isomerase; translation: MKIALMMENSQAPKNAIILKELNAVAEEKGFPVYNVGMSDENDHHLTYIHLGIMASILLNSKAVDFVVTGCGTGQGALMSLNIHPGVVCGYCIDPADAFLFAQINNGNALSLPFAKGFGWGAELNVRFIFEKAFTGRNGEGYPPERKEPQVRNAGILNQVKAAVVKENYLDTLRAIDPELVKTAVTGQRFQQCFFENCQDKEIEAFVRGIIG